In the genome of Syngnathoides biaculeatus isolate LvHL_M chromosome 14, ASM1980259v1, whole genome shotgun sequence, one region contains:
- the mlphb gene encoding melanophilin produces the protein MLGTVSGRELDLSRLTDDEAQHVWQVVQRDFDLRKKEEDRLGELKTKIEQEDCKREMLGHWVNMTKSHCIRCLKAFKFLVNSRCQCLDCQLYICRSCSRYNKKERGWVCDPCHMARVLKIGTLEWYHENLRARFKHFGSAKVMRSLFKRVSGNSTYSSDDEDAKLQKHNTQSNPEIHTLGFEDSCMDAADSQRYNQSFCSNQMKKNKRRLTVDPIDFGLDCDYVTELRRHSHQTPDFADVMMMNGGVRESGMASVFHRFLKEQHKSLDVGSDPSFTSQQDDIAYLDNRAFPSRCMSRLSYSSCGSGSAWGPPGGGSSFILGADDVDSEEYDELRQAYPVYQGHLEPFDHISQESLNCPNHPQEITDLNRRMSAIESLLSHLQITVTSDPDTKSPQPQDSTSPLLSGEDVDIEEHQLRKKLIAMAGDISDHSLSSDEEDSKRSLFSQEILASEIATSRGDKKSTKVPSRPTSRTSVVVPRLDELTNSQKTDRSTQSVESKCHAQEDGSMSAFKGSTAVLFELEDKIAQAAADVRNTQTQVSYIENKIAALNPSGVPLEKRQKSGVPLRTRRFSQIFPTNIANERGHMRRRLSLV, from the exons ATGCTGGGCACCGTGAGCGGCAGGGAGTTGGATCTATCCAGGCTCACAGACGACGAGGCCCAGCATGTGTGGCAAGTCGTTCAGCGAGATTTCGACCTGAGGAAGAAAGAGGAAGACAGGCTTGG AGAGCTCAAGACCAAGATTGAGCAAGAAGACTGTAAAAGAGAGATGCTGGGTCATTGGGTGAATATGACCAAGTCTCACTGCATTCGCTGTCTGAAAGCTTTCAAGTTCCTGGTGAACAGCAGATGCCAGTGTCTGGACTGCCAGTTGTACATCTGCAGGTCCTGCAGCCGTTACAACAAAAAGGAGCGCGGCTGGGTGTGTGATCCTTGTCACATGGCCAG GGTCCTCAAGATTGGCACCCTGGAATGGTACCACGAGAACCTGCGGGCACGCTTTAAGCATTTCGGCAGCGCCAAGGTGATGAGATCACTCTTCAAAAGAGTCAGTGGAAACAGCACATACTCTTCTGATGATGAAGATGCAA AACTTCAAAAACACAACACGCAGAGCAACCCCGAAATCCACA CCCTTGGATTTGAAGACAGTTGCATGGATGCCGCAGATTCACAACGCTATAACCAG TCTTTCTGCTCCaaccagatgaaaaaaaacaaaaggcgtCTTACTGTTGACCCCATCGATTTTGGCCTGGACTGTGACTATGTTACCGAACTGAGGCGACACTCTCATCAA ACTCCAGACTTTGCTGATGTCATGATGATGAATGGTGGTGTGAGGGAGTCTGGTATGGCTTCTGTTTTCCATCGATTTTTAAAAGAGCAACACAAGAGTCTGGATGTTGGGTCCGACCCTAGCTTTACTTCACAACAAG ATGACATTGCGTACTTGGACAACCGAGCCTTTCCATCTCGCTGCATGTCCCGACTCAGCTACTCTTCTTGTGGCAGTGGGAGTGCTTGGGGACCTCCGGGAGGTGGCAGCAGCTTCATCCTAGGTGCTGATGATGTTGATTCAGAGGAGTATGATGAGCTCAGACAGGCCTACCCGGTCTACCAGGGTCATTTGGAACCATTTGACCACATTTCCCAGGAGAGTCTCAACTGCCCCAACCACCCACAAGAG ATCACTGACCTGAACAGACGAATGTCAGCCATCGAGAGCCTTTTAAGCCACTTGCAGATCACTGTGACCTCGGACCCG GATACCAAGTCCCCTCAACCCCAAGACAGCACCTCTCCTCTTCTCAGCGGGGAGGATGTGGACATAGAGGAGCATCAACTCAGAAAAAAGCTGATCGCAATGGCAGGCGACATAAGCGACCACAGCCTGAGTTCAGATGAGGAAGACTCCAAACGGTCACTTTTTTCCCAAGAGATCTTGGCGTCAGAGATAGCGACAAGTCGAGGAGACAAAAAATCCACCAAAGTACCTTCTAGACCTACTTCCAGAACAAGTGTGGTGGTTCCCAGACTGGATGAACTGACAAACTCTCAGAAG ACAGACCGTTCAACACAAAGCGTGGAGAGTAAGTGCCACGCCCAAGAGGATGGCTCAATGTCAGCTTTCAAAGGTTCGACAGCGGTACTATTTGAGCTGGAGGACAAAATCGCTCAAGCCGCAGCTGATGTTCGGAACACACAGACTCAG GTGTCATACATTGAAAACAAGATTGCCGCTCTCAACCCTAGCGGTGTGCCGTtggagaaaagacaaaag TCTGGAGTCCCGCTAAGAACGAGAAGATTTTCCCAAATCTTTCCCACAA ACATCGCTAATGAAAGAGGACACATGAGGAGAAGACTAAGCCTTGTGTGA